GACACAAGTCAATCGATGACGACAATCCGTGCTCCTCCCTGAGGCTCGCGGCTGAGCTGAAAAAGGGCTTTGTAACTTTTGACGGCCTTCTGTGCCGGTTCGGCGGCAGCGATGAAGACTCCGGTACCGACAACGTCGGCACCGAACTCGCGAGCGACGAGGAGCATGCCGGCGACCGTGCTGCCGCCTCTCATGAAATCATCGATGACGAGGACTTTCGATCCCTTGCGCAACTGCCTCGTTCCCATGTACATGGTCCGCACGTCGCCCGAAAGGGTCGGGAAGTGAACGCCCACGGCGGCCCCATCGCTTGCTCTGTTGCGGAAACGGCAGACGGCGAGAGGAACGCCCAAGGCATGGGCGACATAAAGGGCCAGAGGAATGCCTTTAACCTCCGACGTCATGACAACATCGGCACCGACTTCGGCAAAATCCGAGGCCAGGGCAAATCCCAAAGGCAGAGCGAAGCTGGGGTCGAAGAGGATGTCGCTGTAATAGATCAGCCCTCCAGGCAGCAGGCGTTCTTCCTCGGAAATCCGCTGGGCCACGGACTCGAGCCACTTGCGACGAAGACCTGCCGTGAGCGCCGGGCGAAAGGCCGCTCCTCCGCTTCGTCCCCGATCGACGACGACACGGCCCAACTCCTCCTGAGCGAAGGCACCGTCGATGATGGCGATGTCGTCGCTTATCACCGTCTTCGAAACCTGAAAGGCACCGGCCATCTGCGTCAGCGAGACCTGCTTCGCCGGAAAAAGCAGGAGCCTCGAGGCCATCCTGACGAGCCTCTCCGTTCTCTGTCCCTTCATGAGGAGCCTCACTCCAGTACAAGAAGATGGGTCACCCAGGGCTCCGCAGAGACCGAAGCGACCAGTTTTAAAAGGGCTGTCGGTCCCTGGGCGAGGGCAAAGGCCCCGCTGCCGCTGCCGCTGATACCCCAGGCCAAGGCGCCGGCCTTTTCCGCCATGGCGAAAAAAAGGCCATATTCGGGATGGCGCTCCGCCAGAAGATCGGTGAAATCGTTCGGCAAAAGACCTACTGTCGCGCCTCGACGGAGGTCGTCGACGAGGGTCTCGGCCTCGATGCGGAAGAAGAGGGGATCGGAGACGGAACTCCCCCGCTCTTCCCTTCGCCGATCAAGGTCGGCAAAGGCCCGGGCCGTCGGCGAGGACCAGCGAGGCACGAGGAGGAGGGCGGAAAGGTTCAGGGCTTTAAGCCCCTCAAGGCGTTCTCCGACCCCGCAGGCAAAAGCCAAGGGGAGACCGCTGACGAGAAAGGGAACGTCGGCGCCAAGCTCCCGCGCCAGTTCCAGGGGAAGGGAACGTCCCAACAGTGCCGACGCCCACCGCAGGAAAGCGGCCCCATTCCCACTCCCCGCCCCGAAGCCCGTTCCGGGGGGAAGTTGCTTCCAAAGGGAGACTCGAAGAAAAGGCAGAGGCCAGCCGAGAGCCCGAAGACGCTCCGAAGCTCGCGTCACCAAGTTGATCCCCTTGAGCTCGATGGTTTGGACGGAGAGAAGATCCTTCACATTATTCTCACTATCCATAGTTATTGTCAACGCTTCAACGGAAGGAAGGCGCAGAAAAACGGAGGAGAGATCGTGGAGACCGTCGGCCCGCCTCGCGCCGATTCGAAGCGTCAGGTTCAGCTTCGCCGGAGAGTAAAGGACATGGTTCACCGTTGCTGCCTCCTTGTCAAGCGGACACAGGAAAGCCCCAGCGCCATCGGGCTGGGGCTGACGAAAAGACGGAAGAGGAGACTAAACCAGCTTCTCCCGCCCCGGAAGGATTTCCAGCTCCACCTCTCGGGTGAGCAGTTCGGCATAGCGGAAGGAGACGGTGCTCTGCTGCGACTCAATGTACATTGTAAAGAGGTGAGGATAGGTCTCGAGGATGACTCCCTGCCGCTCCTCCACCTTGCGACGTCCCCTGGAGGCTCGATACCTCACCCGGGAACCCTTGTGCAAGGCGATCCTTTCTCGGATGCCGCAAAGACTGTTACGGCTCATGGGCCTCACTCCTGAAAAACCATTTTGCACAATTTTACCACACAATTCCGAACTAAACAAGGGAAAGTCTTCAGGAGGTAGGGAGAAGTTCCGTTACTTTGCCTAAAGGATATCGTTATTTTTTCAGAAAAACCCGTTTATCGCCAACCCTACGCGTCACTCCCCGCGAATCCCAGAATTCCAAAAGGGGCAAGACGAATCGGCGCGTACTTCCCATCAGATCTCTCACCGCCGCCAGCGTAACGTCACCCTCGATGGTCCGGGCCCGGGCCTGCAGGCGCAGATCGACCTCATCGCTCAGGAGAAAGGACTCGGCGAGGATAAAAAGCCTCCCCTTTTGCCGGAGCGCAGCGAGAAGGGATTTGAAGTCCTTCTCGTCGAGGGCCAGACGCTCTCGGGCTTCGGCGATATCGGGGAACTGGATCTCCCTCTCCCGGCAGAAACGCAGCAGAGCCTCGCTCCGCTCGGCCAGAAGGTCGTTGCGGCCCGGCACGAAAGAGGGCAAGCGGAAGAGGCCATCGCCGGAAACGACGGTCCCACGATGAAGGAGCCGTTCCGCCAAGGCCTTGGCGGGCCGCAGGTCGCCTCCCGGAAGAAGGAGGCGGAAAAAACGATCCTGGGCCATGCCGTCCAGAAGAGGCTCCTCGTCATGAAAGGCTTTGAGGGCCGCACCGACTTTCGCCTCGAGAGCCTTGAGCCATTTTTCGGAGAGGACGTAATCCGATCCGGCCCGAAGAAGGTGAACCTCTTCGTTCCCCTCGATCTCTTCGATCAGCGGCGCCGCCGGAACCTGAAGAAGACGGAGAAGCTCGCGAAAGGGCAAAAAGCCCCCTCTGTCGACGAAAGGCTCGAGGAGGCTCTCGTTCCGCTCCAAGCGCAGGTTCAGCTCCGTCAACCAGATCAGGCGCTCCCGTCGGGCCCTCGCCCCCCGCGGTTTATGGCCGTAGACGTTGAGGACTCGGCCGCCGCCGACAGTTCTCAGGGGACTGTAGAACCGGACGACGAAGGGCTGACCGGAAAGAGCCAGGAGAGGGCTTTCCGTGACGATCTGGGCGACGGCCTCCTCTCCGGGGAGGATCTCTCCCCGGTCCAGAAGGGAAAGCCGGGCCAGGAGATCGCAGGTTCCCAGGTGAAGGCGCACCCTCTGCCAGTGCCGAAGGGGCTCGTTTGCAGAAGGGAGGAGACGGAAACGGACATCGAGACAGGACGTGACCTCGAAAGCACCCGAAAGGGAGAGGACGTCGCCCTTTTCGAAAGAATCGACGGAGACGCCCGAGACATTGACGGCCACGCGCTGCCCCGCCCCGGCAACGTCGACGGCCTTTCCGTGGACCTGAAGGCCTCTCACCTTGCCCCTGACGTCGGAGGGGAGAATGGCGACTTCGTCGCCCACGCCGATGGAGCCGCTATAGGCCGTTCCCGTGACGACGGTGCCGAAACCGGAGATGGGGAAAGCCCTGTCTATGGGGAGGAAGAAGAGGCCCTCGGACCGTCGTGGCCGAAGCTGGTCGACGAGACGTCCGATCTCCTCCTTCAATACGTCGATGCCCCGGCCATCGACGGAAGAAAGGGGGACGAGAGGCGCCGCCTCGAGGAACGTCCCCTTGAGGAGAGCCTCCACATCCATGCGTGCCAGCTCCAGCAGATCGTCATCGACGACGTCGATCTTGGTCAGGGCCACGATGCCTCGCCTCAGTCCCAGAAGGGAGAGGATTTCCAGATGTTCCCGCGTCTGGGGCATGACCCCCTCGTCGGCGGCGACGACGAAAAGGACGGCATCGATCCCCGCCGCCCCGGCCACCATCTGACGGATAAAACGTTCGTGGCCGGGAACATCGACGAGACTGACGACGCGACCGTCGGCGAGCTCCAGAGAGGCGAATCCCAATTCGATGGTGATGCCCCGTCGCTTCTCCTCCGAGAGACGGTCACAGTCGATCCCCGTCAGGGCCTTGACGAGGGAGGTCTTGCCGTGATCGATATGGCCCGCCGTGCCCAGGACGAGCGAAAGCTCGCGCAGGTCACCGCTCAAGGCCGTTCCCTCCCTTTCCCGCGACCTCCTTCAAAGCCCTGACGATAAGCGCTTCGTCACCTTCGAACAAGGTCCTCACGTGGACGACGGCTCGATCCTTTTCCGCGGAGACGATCACGGGGCAGGAGACCTGTCTCAACCGCCTCTGGACGGCGCCGCTGGAGAGAGTCGGCAACGAAAGGGCGACGCCCCAACCGGGAAGGGGGTGCTCCGGGAAAGATCCGCCTCCCGCCGCGTCTTCGACGGCGACGACGTCAAAAAGCCCCTGCGGCAAGGCCTCGGCCAGGAGCAGAGCCAGGGCTTCGGCGCGGCGCCGCAGGGTCTCTCCCGAAAGACGCAACATCCGGACCGCGGGAAGCTCTTCCTCTCGCCCCTGGAGGTAGAGGCGGAGAACGGCCTCAAGGGCGGCCAGGGTCATCTTGTCGACGCGGAGGGGCCGCAGGAGGGGGAAGTGACGAAGACGATCGATGATCTGGCTCCGCCCTGCGATGACGCCGATCTGGGGACCGCCGAGAAGCTTGTCGCCCGAGAAGGTAACGATATCGACACCGTCCATGAGGCAACGGCGAACGGTGGGCTCTCCCTCCAAGCCCCCGGCGGAGAGGTCGGCCAAGACGCCGCTGCCTAAATCCTCGTAGAGGATCAGTTCTTTCTCTCGGGCCAGGGCAGCCAGCTCCTCCCTGGAGGTCTCGGCGTGAAAACCGACGAGACGATAGTTGGAGGGATGAACCTTGAGAAGAAGAGCCGTCTCGGCCGTGAGCGCCCTTTCGTAATCGGACAGGCCTGTCCGATTCGTCGTCCCCACCTCGACCATTTTCGTCCCCGAAAAGGCCATGATATCCGGAATGCGGAACGAACCGCCTATTTCAACAAGCTCCCCGCGAGAGACAAGGCTCTCTTTCCCTGCGGCCAGTGCCGAAAGGACGAGGAGAACGGCGCCGGCGTTGTTGTTGACGACCAACGCCGCATCGGCGCCCGTGACCTGACAGAGAAGCCATTCAACATGGTCGCTGCGGTGGCCTCGCTCCCCCTCCTCAAGGCGGTATTCCAGGTTGCAGTAACGCTCTCCCGTCGCGACAACGGCCTCCAGGGCCTCCCGGGGGAGAACCGAGCGCCCCAGGTTGGTGTGGACGACGACGCCCGTGGCGTTGACGACGGGGCGAAGACTGGAATAGGCCTTCGCACGAAGACGACGGCAGGTCTCTTGCTCGATCCCTTCGACGTCGATCCCCTCTTCGTCGCCCATTCTCAGACGTCTGCGGACTTCGCCGATGACATCGGCGAAGACGGACTTGATAGCCTCTCGCCCGAGAAGGGCTTCCATCTCTCCGACCCAGGAACGGGACAGAAGTTCGTCCATGGAGGGAATCTGCCTCAGGAGGTTGCGGATTTCGTCACGCACAATCTCACCCTCTCGATCATTTTTCGATTCGTTCCGACGGTACCTCTCTACATCCGGGAAAGATTTCGACATGCCCAGCCGCTATAATTCTTTATGGAGGTGATAGACATGAACGCCATCTGCGCCAGAGACGCCCTTCTCGTCGTCGACATCCAGAACGACTTCTGCTCCGGAGGGTCGCTTGCCGTCGGCGAAGGGGAATCCATCATTCCCGTCGTCAACGGACTCATCGAGCGTTTTCAGGCCGTCGGCGCTCCCGTCGTCTACAGCCGCGACTGGCACCCCGTCGATCACGGCAGCTTCGCCGCCCAAGGCGGTCCCTGGCCGCCCCACTGCGTCGCGGGAACGCGGGGAGCCGCCTTCCACAACGCCCTTCGCGTCGATCTCCACCCTTGGATCATCGACAAGGCGACGGGGCACGACGAGGCACTGTCCAATTTCGACGGCACCGATCTGGCCGATAAGCTCCGAGCCCGAAATATCGGGCGCGTCTTCGTCGTCGGACTCGCCACGGATTATTGCGTTCGGGCCACGGCCCTCGATGCCCTCGCCCTGGGCTTCGAAACCGTTGTCGTCACCGACGCGGTCCGAGCCGTCGAGGTCAGAGGGGGAGACGGCAGAAGAGCTCTTGACGAGATCGCCGCCGCAGGAGGAAACCTCATCGACTCGGCGGCCCTTCCTCTTTCCTGAAAAGCCGCCTCACGAAAGGAGCCGATCCGTGGTGAAAAACATCGATGCCCGGGGGCAGGCCTGCCCCAAGCCAGTCATGATGGCCAAGGCCGCAATCGACGAAGGGGCCCGGGCCCTGACGATCTCCGTCGACAACTCCGTTTCTGCGGCCAACGTGACCCGTTTCCTGACCAAACAGGGATGGACGACGGAAGAGAGCGGCCAGGCGCCCGAAATCGTCCTCAAAAGCCGAAAAGGAGAAGGCGCCGAAGAGAGGATTCGGGAAGGGACCCTCGACGACCAATCCCTTCTCATCGCCAAAGCGACTCTGGGCGGCGACGACCAGGTCCTCGGAGAAGCGCTCATGAAGGCCTTCCTGGGTACGGTGGCCCAAAGGGAGCGGCCACCGAAGACGATCGCCCTCATGAACAAAGGCGTGCTGCTCTCCCTGAAAAGCCATTCGGCCCACGAAAGCCTCGAGGCCCTTCGGGACCGAGGAACGGCGGTCCTCGTCTGCGGCACCTGCGCCAACCATTTCGGCATCGCCGACGCCGTCGCCGTCGGTATCCTCTCCAACATGTTCGAAATCACCGAGGCCCTCATGGCGGCCTCGCGCCAGCTCTGTCTCGGCTGAAACAGACAAGGGAGTCAGTCGACGTCAACCAAAGGCCCTTCCTCCCGGCGATGAGGCAGGGAGCGGAGGACCATCGCAAACAGACGAAACCAGGCCTCCTCCGTCGGCAGAAAAGGGTCGATCAGAGCGGAGTCCTCTACGACCGGAAGGTACACGACGGAGAGCCCCCCGTCGAAGACATCCTGGCAGGCCACCTCGACGTCTTCGGAGAAAAGGATCACCCAGCCGGGAAGGACAAGGCCGATGATGCCCCAACGTCGCTCCGACGGATCGAGGAGCCGCTCTCGAAGGGAAGGGGACGCCTCTCCTCTCTCTCGCAGCGAGGCCAAAGCCCCCTCCACCTCCTCGCCGCAGAGAAGGGCCAGAGGGGAACTCTCGCCCAAAGAGGCGTAAAGGCGAAGCGGCCCCCGCAGCGGAGAACCGACGGCAGCATCCAGGAAGCGGAGGGCCGGAAGGAGATCGTCACCGACGGTCCGGGCGTAGCCCGGGCCGTCGGGAAGGGCCTCTCGAAAGGGTTCAGCGAGAGAGAGAAGGAGCCACTGAAAAAACGCCTCCGAATCTCCGTCAACGTCGAAAATTTTCCACTTCACCGCGACGCCTCCTACAGAAAACGTTCCCAGATCGCGTTGGCCACCCGCATTCCCTTCGCGGAGAGGGCCAGGCTCTCGTCGGTGACGGCGAAAAGGCCATCGGGCAACCCTTTGAGAGCGTCCAGGACCGTCTCCAGAGCTGCCTTTCCGTAACGTCGGGCGAAAAGGCGAAAGGGGATTCCCCAAGCCGTCCTCAGGGCGAGAAGGGCTGCCTCCCGGAAAGCTCTTTCGGGCAAAAGACATTCGCCCGCGGAAAGAGGCAGCCGCCCTTCGGCCACTTCGCCGAGATAGCCCCCCAGATCATCGACGTTGCCGTAGCGCCTCTCGCGACAGAAACCCCAGGCTCCGGGACCGATGGCAAGAAGGGGCGAGCGGATCCAGTAGGCCAGGTTGTGGCGGCTCCAACGGCGATTGCGGGCGAAGCTGGCGATTTCGTACTGGAAAAAGCCTCGCGAGGCCAAATACCATTGGGCCCAGCGGTAGAAGGGGTAGCCCGAGGTCCTCCCTCCCGGCGGCGAATCGGCCCAGGCCGATCCCTCCTCGAGGGTCAGGTCGTAAAGGGAGAGATGGTCCATCCCGAAGGCCAGAACCTCCCTCAGAGTCCGGTGCCACCCCTTCAGGGTCTGACCGGGCAGGTTGAACATGAGATCGGCGCTGAAGGCCAACCCCGAGGCAGCCAGGGCCGCCAGAGACTCTCGGGCCCCCCTCCCGTCGTGAAGGCGGCCCAGAAGACGCAGCTCGTCGTCGTCGAGGCTCTGGACCCCCAGACTGACGCGCGTCACCCGCCATTCTCCCCAAAGGCGAAGATGGAAGGCACGCAGCGACTCGGGATTGGCCTCGACAGTCACCTCCGCCGTCCGATCGAAGGAGAAGGCCCCCTCCAGCAGCGAGATGAGGAGCTCCCACTGCCTCCGATCAAGAAGCGTCGGCGTGCCGCCTCCGATGTAGAGAGAACGCAGAGGCGGCAAGAAGCCGGAACGATCCTTCCAGAGAACGATCTCGTTCCTGAGGCCTTCCAGGCAGGCATCGATCTCTCCCCTTCGGGGAACGACGCTGTAGAAGGCACAGTAGGGACACTTGCGGCGGCAAAAAGGAAGATGGACGTAGAGGGAAAGCGTCGATAGCCCGCTGAAAGAGAGGGCCTCGGACGCCGCGTCCTCACTCGCCATCGCTGCTGACATCCAGAAAGGCCAGGAAGGCCTCCTGAGGGACGGAGACGCGGCCGATCTGCTTCATCCGCTTCTTGCCCTCCTTCTGCTTCTCCAGGAGCTTGCGCTTGCGGGTGATGTCACCGCCGTAACACTTGGCCAGGACATCCTTGCGAAGCGGCTTGACGTTTTGGCGAACGATGACGCGTTTGCCGACGGCGGCCTGAATGGGAATCTCGAAGAGCTGTCTCGGGATAAGCTCCTTCAGTTTGCGGACGACGGTCTGACCCCGATGGTAGGAGGCATCGCGGTGGCAGATGAAGGAAAAGGCGTCGACGGGCTCCTCGTTGAGAAGGACGTCGACTTTGACGAGATCGGCGGCCTGAAAGCCTCGCTGTTCGTAATCGAGAGAGGCATAGCCTCTCGTGACCGACTTGAGGCGATCGTGGAAATCGATGATAAACTCCGCCAAAGGGAGATCGTAAACGAGGCGAACCCGCTCCGGCGTGATGTAATCCATGGAGACGAAGGCACCGCGACGATCCTGACAGAGCTGCATCGTCTTGCCCACGTAATCGGTGGGGACGAAGGTCGTGATGCGGATCAGAGGTTCGCGGATCTCCTCGACGCGGGAGATCTCGGGCAGATCGGCAGGGTTGTGAATCTCCTGGATTTCGCCGTCGGTTCTGAGGATGTGGTAGACGACGTTGGGCGCCGTCGCGACCAGCTCGACGTCGAACTCCCTCTGGAGACGCTCCTTGGCGATGTCCATGTGGAGAAGGCCCAGGAAGCCGCAGCGGAAGCCGAAACCCAGAGCCGTCGACGTCTCGGGCTCGAAGAAAAGGGAGGAATCGTTGAGCTGAAGTTTTTCGAGGGCCTCGCGGAGCTGGGGATAATCTTCGCGCTCGATGGGGTAGAAACCGCAGAAGACGACGGGCTTGATCTTCCTGTAGCCCGGCAGAGGCGACTGGGCCGGAGCGCGGCTGTCGGTGACGGTATCGCCCACATGGGCTTCGGTGAGGCTCTTGATGTTGGCGACGACGTAGCCGACCTCGCCCGCTCCCAGCTCCTCGACAGGCTCCATCTGAGGACGGAAGACGCCGATCTCCTCGATCTGGTAGTTCAGTCCCGTCGCCATGAAGGTCACGGCCTGCCCCGTCCTCACGACGCCGTTGAAGACGCGAACGTAACAGATGACGCCTTTATAATTGTCGTATACGGAATCGAAAATCAGGGCCTGTAGGGGGGACTCCCTCCTTCCCGAGGGCGCGGGCACCAGGGAGACGATGGCCTCAAGGATCTCGCCGATGCCCTTCCCCTCCTTGGCGCTGGCCAGGATGGCTTCGGAGGCGTCGATGCCGACGACCTCTTCGATTTCCCCCCTGACGACGTCGGGCTGAGCCGAGGGAAGATCGATCTTGTTGATGACGGGAATGATCGCCAGCCCCTGATCGACGGCAAGGTAGGCGTTGGCCACCGTCTGGGCCTCGACGCCCTGGGCGGCATCGACGACGAGCACGGCCCCATCGGAGGCGGCCAGAGATCTCGAGACTTCGTAAGAAAAGTCCACATGGCCCGGCGTATCGATCAGGTTCAGGACGTAATCGACACCCTCCCTGCTTCTGTAATTCATGCGAACGGGGACGAGCTTGATCGTGATGCCCCGCTCCCGCTCCAGTTCGAGATTATCCAGAAGCTGCTGGCGCATCTTCCGGTCCTCGACGGTATGTGTCACCTCGAGAAGGCGATCGGCGAGGGTGGACTTGCCGTGATCGACGTGGGCGATGATGCTGAAATTGCGGATCCGTCTGGTCTCCATGGAAAACTCCTTTGTCGTGTCGTAGGACAGTGAACCTATTTTAGCCGACAGCTCCGACGCTGTCAGTTCCCTTCTGGGGATTGCCCTTCAGGCAGACCGACGAAGAAGGAGGAGAAAGCGCCCTCAAGGAAGACGTCTCCGGCGATTCCAAGGGCTGTCGCCCGAAGGAGGAGGAAGGCCGGGAGAGGCGAGACCGATCCTCAAAATCGGACAGAGTCACGGCCCCGATCCGCCATAAGACTTGACATTTTCTATATGCAGACACACAATGTAAGTATCTTTTCCGATCAACGGGAGGCGCTTGAAGATGACTTGGGAGAAAGGCGACTTTCTTTATGAAGGCAAGGCCAAAAAAGTCTGGAAGACCGGCGATCCGAAGGTCTACATCATTGAATACAAAGATCACCTGACGGCTTTCAACGCCGAAAAGAAGGCCACGCTGGAGGGAAAGGGAAGGCTCAACAACGAGATCAGCGCCTACCTGCTCGCTCACTTGGCCGCTCGGGGCGTGCCCACGCACTTCGTCGAACGCATCGACGAACGGCACCAGGCCGTCAGGGCCGTGACGATCATCCCTCTCGAGGTCGTCGTCCGCAACGTGACGACGGGCTCCCTCTGCAAACGCCTCGGCGTCGAGGAGGGGATGGAGCTTCCACGCCCGCTTCTCGAACTCTACCTCAAAGACGACGCCCTTGGCGATCCTCTCGTCACAGACGACCACGCGCTCCTCTTCGGCTGGGCGACGGAAGAGGAGCTGGCGACCCTCAAGGCCATCACCCTCGAAGTCAACGATCTTCTCCGCGCTCTTTTCCGCGACCTCTCCATCGTGCTCGTCGATTTCAAACTCGAGTTCGGCCGCACCGCCGAGGGAGATCTCGTTCTCGCCGACGAGATTTCGCCCGACACCTGCCGCTTCTGGGACCTCGCCACAGGCGATCGTCTCGACAAGGACCGCTTCCGCAAGGACCTGGGCGATGTCCTCGGCGCTTACCGGGAGATCTGGCGCCGACTCTCCACGAGGGAGGCCTAACGATGCTTTTCGACGTGGCGATCACCATCTCTCTCAAAAAGGGAGTCCTCGACACTCAGGGCAAGGCCGTAGCCGCCTCTCTCCACGGGATGGGTTACGAGACCCTTAAGGAGATCCGCGTGGGACGCTTCGTCGAAGCCGTCGTGGAAGCTCCCGATTCCGTTCAGGCCCGCTCCCTGGCCGCAGGACTCTGCGACGACCTTCTCGTCAACGATCTCATCGAAGAGAGCCGTATCGAGGTCAAGAGCCGATGAAGGCCACTGTCGTCGCCTTTCCCGGCAGCAACTGCGACGACGACGTCGTCCACGCCATAAAAACCGTACTGGCCGTTCCGGTCGTCAAGGTCTGGCACCTCGACCCTCTCCCCGAAGCCGATCTCGTCATCCTTCCCGGAGGATTTTCCTACGGAGACTACCTGCGCAGCGGCGCCATGGCGGCCCGTTCGCCCATCATGGGGGAAGTCGCCCGCCATGTCGAAAGGGGCGGACTCCTGCTGGGCATCTGCAACGGCTTTCAGGTCCTCACCGAGGCCGGCCTCCTCCCCGGCGTTCTCCTGACCAACCGCCAACCGGGATTCATCTGCCGCCCCTGCACGGTCCGCGTCGAAAGAAACGATACGCCTTTCACGTGTCTTC
The DNA window shown above is from Aminithiophilus ramosus and carries:
- the purC gene encoding phosphoribosylaminoimidazolesuccinocarboxamide synthase — translated: MTWEKGDFLYEGKAKKVWKTGDPKVYIIEYKDHLTAFNAEKKATLEGKGRLNNEISAYLLAHLAARGVPTHFVERIDERHQAVRAVTIIPLEVVVRNVTTGSLCKRLGVEEGMELPRPLLELYLKDDALGDPLVTDDHALLFGWATEEELATLKAITLEVNDLLRALFRDLSIVLVDFKLEFGRTAEGDLVLADEISPDTCRFWDLATGDRLDKDRFRKDLGDVLGAYREIWRRLSTREA
- the purS gene encoding phosphoribosylformylglycinamidine synthase subunit PurS, yielding MLFDVAITISLKKGVLDTQGKAVAASLHGMGYETLKEIRVGRFVEAVVEAPDSVQARSLAAGLCDDLLVNDLIEESRIEVKSR
- the purQ gene encoding phosphoribosylformylglycinamidine synthase subunit PurQ; the protein is MKATVVAFPGSNCDDDVVHAIKTVLAVPVVKVWHLDPLPEADLVILPGGFSYGDYLRSGAMAARSPIMGEVARHVERGGLLLGICNGFQVLTEAGLLPGVLLTNRQPGFICRPCTVRVERNDTPFTCLLTKGQVVNFPIAHNEGRYYLPEEDLRRVEENGQVLFRYCSAAGETGEPFNPNGAAHHIAGLLSKRGNVLGLMPHPERTSEAVLGGDDGVLFWKSVETWIGRR